A window of the Mucilaginibacter sp. cycad4 genome harbors these coding sequences:
- a CDS encoding DinB family protein gives MITKPKPGDYSPFAAGYVGLVGDNDVINMLEQQMESSYQLFNSLTDEQGLYTYAPGKWTVKQALGHMIDTERTFAYRALVFSRNHIELPGFDQDIYVNNTDFNSQNIKDLAEEFRALRQANLYMIKAFSDEQLNRNGIASNHLFTVAAFVFMLAGHERHHLNLFKERYGIG, from the coding sequence ATGATAACAAAACCAAAACCAGGTGATTATTCGCCATTTGCAGCGGGATATGTGGGGCTTGTTGGCGACAATGATGTAATTAACATGCTTGAGCAGCAAATGGAGAGCAGCTACCAGCTATTCAACAGCCTAACCGACGAACAGGGACTGTATACTTATGCCCCTGGGAAATGGACAGTTAAGCAGGCACTGGGCCATATGATTGATACCGAACGCACCTTTGCCTATCGTGCCCTGGTGTTTTCGCGCAATCATATCGAACTGCCGGGTTTTGACCAGGATATTTATGTTAATAATACCGATTTTAACAGTCAAAATATAAAAGACCTTGCCGAAGAGTTCCGTGCATTGCGCCAGGCTAACCTTTATATGATTAAAGCATTCAGCGATGAGCAGCTAAATCGTAACGGTATTGCCAGCAACCATTTGTTTACTGTTGCGGCATTTGTATTTATGCTGGCCGGGCATGAGCGCCATCACCTAAATTTATTTAAAGAGCGGTACGGGATAGGGTAA
- a CDS encoding DUF6249 domain-containing protein: protein MGPGQLGVLAGIIIPLSLFAMIFGIVYLNKREKLAMIERNMDPRSYKPQSAPYQNLKWGLLLIGSGIGLFLAYVLNRSVFNSFDDDVFFLYVALIAIFGGAGLFLSYRIEKKEVLDKEELYKEK, encoded by the coding sequence ATGGGACCTGGACAATTGGGCGTATTAGCCGGAATAATAATACCCCTCAGCTTATTCGCGATGATCTTCGGCATCGTTTACTTAAACAAACGGGAGAAATTAGCAATGATAGAACGAAACATGGATCCAAGGAGTTATAAACCACAATCGGCTCCGTATCAAAATTTAAAATGGGGCTTATTGCTCATCGGCTCAGGTATCGGTTTATTTTTAGCATATGTTTTAAACCGCAGCGTATTCAATAGCTTTGACGATGATGTTTTCTTTTTATATGTAGCGCTGATAGCTATATTCGGAGGGGCGGGCTTGTTTTTATCATACCGCATCGAAAAAAAGGAAGTGCTGGATAAAGAAGAATTGTACAAAGAGAAATAG